Part of the Nicotiana sylvestris chromosome 5, ASM39365v2, whole genome shotgun sequence genome is shown below.
ccctccacgaaccagttataataacccaccaaacccaagaagctctgaatctctatagctgaagtaggtctaggctagttctgagctgcttcaatcttcttaggatccatctTAATGCCCTCAGTGTTACAACATGGCCCAAAAAGGTAACCGAATCCAAcgagaactcacactttgagaacttggTATATAACTGATGATCCATCAAAGCCTGAAGTATGATCTGCAGATGCTTCTCATGCTCCTCTCAATTACAGGAgtaaaccaaaatatcatcaatgaagacgatcacaaaagatccaaataaggcttgaacaccttGTACATCAAATTCGTAAAGGTTGTTGAGGCATTAGTCATGCCAACTGACATCACTAAGTACTCGTAGTGTCCATACCGAGTccaaaaagctatcttaggggCATCTTATGCCCTAATCTTCAGTTGATGATAGCTAGATCTCAAattaatctttgaaaacaccttggcaccctaaagccgGTCAAATAAGTCaacaatccttggcaatggatacttgttcttggtAGTGACTTTGTACATattctatacacatcctcatcatTCCATCCTTCTTATTTACAAACAAAATCGATGCACCACAAGGCAAGACACTCGGTttatgaatcccttatcaagcaaatcctgcaatttctccttcaattcttccaactcaactggggccatatggtatggtgagatagaaataggctgagtgcccaaaACCAAGTAAATACAGAAATCGATATCTTTGTTGGGTGGCATCTCCGGAAAATCTTTAGGAAAAACCTATGGGAACTCGCACACAACTGGTACTGAATCCATGAAAGGAAACTCCGCACTAGGATCATGGATATAGGCCAAATATGTTAGACACCCCTTCTTAatcatacgctgagccttcacataagaaatgacCCTGCTAGTAGAATgtccaagagtccctctccattccAATCGAGGCAACACCGACGTCGCTAATGTCATAGTCTTTGCgtgatagtccaaaatagcatgataaGATGACAACCAACCCATGTCTAAGATCATGTCAAAATCCATCACATCAAGAAGTAGAAGGTATACCCTAGTCTCATATCTCCCGATAGTGACCAAACAAGCACGATATACCcggtctaccacaatagaatccccAACaggcgtagacacataaacaagagcactcaaagaatcacaagaGAAAtatccaaatatgaagcaaaataggatgacacatatgaataagtggaacccAGATCAAATAAAATGGAGGCATTTCTATGACAAATTGGAATAATATCTTTGATGACCGCATTAGATGACTCCACCTAAGGTCTAGCTGGAAATGCATAGAAACGTGGATAAGCCCCATCAATCTGACCCTCGCCTCTCGGACGGCCTCACCCTGGTTGGCATCCACCTCTAATGACCTGACCACCACCTCTAGATGCCTGACCCCCACCTCTAGTTGGTTGAGCGGGTGGTGGAGAAATCGATGCCAGAactatggcacgagaaccctgccgAGGTACACTACTCAAAAGTATGGGACAATACCTGATGATATGACTCGTACCTCCATACTCAAAGCACTCTCTTGGCTGTTGTGGATGGTAAATCTGGGACTAATCCTGACGACTGGGATAACCACTATGATAGCTCTGAATTGGCAGTTCACTGATGAGGGCAGGAGGTGCATTGTAGGCTAACTGCCCAAGACGAACCCATAAGAACCATGACTGCTTGAAGCATTGTGTGATACCTGAACTACTAACTGTACCTGCTTGTTAGGATAGCCTCTACAAAAAGAACCCTGACCTCTAGATGAGGCACTATTGAAACCACCAAAATGACGAGGTCTCTACTTAAATCACGCTTCTCTACCCTGACCACGGACCCACTCGATCTGTCTATCAATCTCTATAACCCAGTTGAAATAAATATCATCCTCAGTCTCTCTAGTCATCTGTAGCCTAATACCAAAAGTAAGTACATCAATAAATCTCCTCACCCTCTCCCTCTTAGTAGGGATCAAGACAACTACATGGAAAGATAAATCCACGAATCAAATCTCATACTAGGTAACAATCGTGCTACCCAGGTGGAGGCGCTCAAACTAGCTGTGGTACTCCTCTTTCAAAATAAAAGGAATGAATTTCTCCAAAAATAGTtgtgagaactgatcccaagtgtGTAGAGGTGAACCTGCTAGTTTGCCTCAAATATACTCCTGCCACCACCTCTTGACGGAATCGTGCATCTGGAATACTGCTAAGTCAACTCCGTTGGACTCCACAATACTCATGTTGCGCAACACCTCATGGCAATGGTCTATGAAATCCTAGGGGTCCTCAGAATGTATGCCACCAAAGCGAATAGGAAATAATCTAGTGAACTTGTCCAACCTCTTCAGCTCCTCGAACGACATAGCAGGCCTCTCCATAAGCTAAGTACAATTGACATGATGAACTACTCGAACTGCTGGAACCGTTAGAGTCTAATATCCATAATCCATCTGGTTTGGTGTGTgagtggcgggagtctgtgctcctccatCAGCCTAAGAGACAGCTGGTGCCATAGGAAATACTCCAGCCTGGGCTACACTTTCCATAAGACCAACTAGGCGAACTAGAGTATCCTGAAGTACGGGAGTggctatgaacccctctgggacctgagctggtccaacTGGTGCAATCTGAACATGGATATCCTCCTCCTGCTCAATTTGAGGCTCCGCAATAGGTGTTGTTGTGcgtgctctaggctgagctttgcctctgcctctgcctctgcctcggccCCTACCTCAGTCGCGACCCCTACCCCTAGTTGTGTCTGCAACCTGGGGCTCCAGTTCCTAGTCTATTGTGGATGTTGTGCATGTCCTCACTGTTTGTGAGAGAACAAGAATAGAATAATTCAAACTCAGTGACTAAAACATCTCATTTGCGATGTCTTAACTCATCGCATGCATTCAAAGGTTCACATTTGTGAACCTACCTAAGTCAAGCGCTCAGTCGCAAAGGCGACCAAGCCATCGCAAAAGTGAAGCCTAGGAGTTTTGCAACTATGAACATTTTTTTGCAAATACGAAGCCTGCCCAGCCCCTCATTACAAATGCGAGCCCTAATTTGAAAAAAtggagttcgcatttgcgaacaggtTATCGCAAATGagagacctgcagttcagcactaGAAACTGAAGCACACCAACAATTCAAAATCAACCAAACTCTTCCGTAacacatctgaaactcacctaaattcctcgggctccaaaccgaacatgcacacaagtgtaataacatcctAAAAACTTGCTCGCAACctcaaattataataaaagcatCAAATAACAAGAATCTATcatcaaaactcatgattttcaacttgaaaacttattttcataaTTTCTCACATAACACGCCAAAATGCGCTCCTGTCACCCTGGATCCCAACCAAACGTGCGTGCAagttcaaaaatatcatacgaacctatcgAAATCATCAAAATACCGATATGAGGTCGTTTACCAAGAATATTGGTCGTGGTCAACTCAAGTCTTATTTTAATCTTAAAATCACTTTTCTTTAAATTTCTACGTAaaaattttttgaaaatgataCGGGCCACACATGCAAATATAAAAATATCAAATTTAGCTAATAGAGGTCTCAAAATACGAAAATAAAGTCTAGTATTAAAAATGACCAATCGGATCATCACAGGCATACTACTCGATCTGAGCTAACCAAGTCATATGATATACGCTGACCATATCTATGAAAACCCATTTAACGCGGAAGTCGTTTGAAAAtcatatatattttcaaataaaattacaaaatactttcaaatccAAAACCATACATGAAATATttcataataaaaaaaataaaaataaaataagcatTCTTTTATGTATGTCGTGTGCAATTTCATCATTACAACCTAACCCAATTATCTATAGAACCTCTATACCAAAAATGGAATAACCAATTTAGATAATTCCAGATTAAAATTATGTAATGAAACAACATCACATCTACCATGAAGTAGAAGTGATGCCTCACCATATACATCGCGAAAAGAGTCACCCTAGCACTATCCGCTCATCACGTGCCACATTGTATCCTGAAATATATGAAGTAGATAGGGTAGAGGGATCTGCAAGTGCTGAGTACACCGTCTCATTACTCAGTAAGTATCATAGACTCTCTCTACTCAATTCCTAGGACAAAATTTTACTAAAAACAACGCAATCAATAATTGATATAAAGTAGTAAATATTTATACTAGTCATGCTATTTATCATTTAAATGAAAAATCGAGTTTATTAAAAATCTAATATAAACATTTGAAACATTTATATTAATCCATGAGTTTcatgaaaataacataaaatatttCAATGGAATTAAGTCATTGAAATCACTTTAGGCTCCTTAGGCCTAAAAtaagaaaattctcttttactTTTCACCAGGAGTGCTATACCTTCAAAGACACAAGATCCAAGGTCAACTAGGTGATCAACCTAGCGGCAAATATCATATATCATGCTTGCTTATGTCGTATCAATATAGTGTCATATGAATCGACTCGGCCATGCTATTAATATAGCACAATAGTACCCTCGTGGGGGCACTTGGTGCTTGGAGGCGAGAGATATCCATATATCATACACTAGGGTaattaaggatatgtatgatggaaCTAAGACTAGAGTTAGGGTGTTAAGAGGGACTAGGGATACTTCTCTGTCATGATGGGTGAAACCGGGATCAGTTCAAAGCCAGTTCTTATTTGCCTTGTAAATGGATGCTTTGACGCGGCATATTCAGTGAGAGGTGCtatggtgcatgttatttgcagATGTCATAGTACATTTTGATGAGACGCAAGGAGGAGTTAATgcgaggctagaggtttggataTAGATTTTGAAATCTAAAGGGTTCAAGTTGAGCATGACTAAGACTGAGTACATGGAGTGTAAGTTCAAAGGGGTAACTCATGAGGTGAGAGGTGAGGTGAatcttgattctcaagtcatatCCAAAcagggtagtttcaagtaccttggatctgTAATCCAAGGGGACagaaagattgatgaggatatcACTCACCACATTGgagtaggatggatgaagtggaggcttgCCTTCGGTATTTTGTGTGATAAGAAGGTGCCACCAAGACTTAAAGGTAAGTTTTAGAGAGTGGTGGTTAGACCAGCTTTGTTGTATAGGGCGGAGTGTTAGCTAGTTAAGAATTTCCATGTCCAGAAGGTGAAAGTAGCGGAAATGagaatgttgagatggatgtgtgggcataatAAGAGAGAGTGGATCAATATTGACGCTATTCAGGATAAGGTGGGGGTGACCCCCGTGGAGGGAGGAGCTGCCGGAAGTGAGGCTGAGATGGTACGAACATATGAGGAGGAGATATCCGGCAgctccagtaaggaggtgtgagaggttgcaCATGGGGTTTAGGGAGGGGTAGCGGGAGGTCTAATAAGTCTTGGGAGAGGCGATCTGGCATGATATGGCTCTTCTACAGCTTACTGAGGACATAACCCTTGATAGGAAGTTATAGAGGTCTTatggtagaaggttagtaggtagtatAACTTACATCCCTTTTTTGCTGATAGTTGTAGATGTATGCTAGTTGTGGTGTACTCTTTGCTTATTATTACCTGATATTGCTTTTGGTTCGTTTTGTTTAGCTAGCACCTTTTGATTGTGTTTTCTTCCCATAACCTGTTCATTTTCATAAGTTGCTTATCTTTACTTATGTTCATTGTGTTtacttgagccgagggtcttacGGAAACAGTCTTTATATCTACACAAAATAGAGAtcaagtctgcgtacacactaccctccctagacctcACTTGCGAGAATATACAGGAAATGGTTTTGTTGTTGtaatataatatagaagtttAATTATGTTTGGCCAAAGGTTGACAAATAACCGACTGAAATTGATCAGTTTCTTGGAGAAAAATATTCTCCATTAAAAATAGCGATCCAATAGGTCAGAAATTGTATTTCTTAGGTTTTTGCGTTAAttctttgttttttaaaaaaactaaaaagatAAATATTTGCCTATTCGAATCGACTCGATCGATTTTCCAATCGGTTTTTAGACCAATCGTAATCGATCGGACCTGGTGATCGGtttctagttttttttttaaagtaatgtgtattttttttaattgttgaAGAAGAACCTGGTAAAATGAACGTGAATTTTGTGTGTTGTGATCTGTTTCTTATCAGTGAAGAAAGAGAGGAATATAATGGGAGGGCAGATATGGAATGGATGAGCGAGGGAAGAAGAAAGGATTTTGAAAATTTCTTACACATTATTATATGCAAAATAGGCAAAAGTGGACAAGAAACTAAAAAAGAGGTTAAAATCTGACACAATACCAGGCCCGACCTGTACTTAAAAGTAATAATTAATGCCTATATATATTGATGCGAATCCAATACTATAAAGTAGAGGAAATTTCtagaaattttattttgtgtttcATACAACTAGacgatttttatttttgtctcacaaatttgtggatcTCAATCTTACACTTTTGGGTCCACAGAAATTTGGGTCtacaaaactgtgagacaaaaatAATTAGCTCATACAACTAGtatcagttgtatgagacacaaaataaaattttctcgAAATCATTACAAAAATGCTGTCATTTTGTAAAGTTGTTCAATTTCTTGTGACATGATGCAGCTTGAATTGTTTTCTTCTGATTAATAAATGGCAAAGTTTCCAGAGCAGCAAGAATCAGTAGGAAACCATTTACTTAAGCAAACAACATTCTTTCTAAAATGCTTTGGCTACTAAAATATTGTGCATTAATTTGTATTTTGTATCAATTAAATAACCCAAAAGTGAATCATAAAGACAAAAAAACATATAAGCAAACTGAATAAGATCACATTAAATGAAGGAAAGAGAACAGAGAAAAAGGAAACGAGAAAAAGTAAGAAATAAAGATAAAACATATTATTATACACAAAATGAAAGAGGATTCCGTACGGGGTGACCTTTTcataaagcaagtaaagcaacCGCTTTAGGCCTCATATTTGTGGGACTCCATTTTTTGTTATACCTAATAGATTATGTATAAGTTTCAAAAAAAGTTTTATAAAGtgaaaaagtttgatttctttctaaaaaatatagagaagaaggatttgcaactgctataatttctaccaaggaaattgcacttgaaatgGATATCGAACCCGAATTTGtaagaaacgtgtgatatataTGAAGTAAAAATTGGTGCAAATGCTGATAATGAAATCTCAAATCTTTCGAAGAgtcctttagagttgattacttttatacataatagacaaggttattttttcacttcaaaatagatttgaacaattcgaagcatatgaaaTGATTTTCTATTTGGCAGTAAAAATTAAGATCACTAGATgttagaaatttgaaaaaaatattgtcttaatcttgaatgttccttaaagcataataatcaattcgatattgatggtttagatttattttctgaattaaaagtattaaggaaaatagtacaattagaagataacagtttaattgatacacCTAATCAAATAAAAAGTTTAATTCTTTTCCAAATGCTTAAATTGCTTATGAAATAATGTTCATAACTCAAGTTACCGTTGCTTCAGTGgaaagttttcaaaattaaaattgataaaatcttacctaagaacAATAATGCCACAAGAAAGGTTAAGTAgattagctatattgtcaattaagaaatacttattaggagttattgactatatgaaaattaaataactttgtatctaaaaaaagctaaaaaaaaatagacttcaaataaataataataaaaaattaaaaagttaaggtctctcataaaatttggctttaggccacaaaattcgTCGGGCCGCCCTGATTTCGTAGACCGTAGTTATCATATTGATAAATGTTAAAGTATGAAAAACAGAAGGAATCAAGGGGCAACCATTTACTTAAGCAACCAACATTCTTTTCGTTTTAAAATGCTTTCGCTAGCTATTAAAGCACATATCACAGATAAGCAAACGGAATAAGATCACAATAgctaaaaaagaaataaagagaaattgaagaaga
Proteins encoded:
- the LOC104217441 gene encoding uncharacterized protein, which produces MECKFKGVTHEVRGEVNLDSQVISKQGSFKYLGSVIQGDRKIDEDITHHIGVGWMKWRLAFGILCDKKKVKVAEMRMLRWMCGHNKREWINIDAIQDKVGVTPVEGGAAGSEAEMVRTYEEEISGSSSKEV